Proteins encoded in a region of the Cheilinus undulatus linkage group 8, ASM1832078v1, whole genome shotgun sequence genome:
- the LOC121514131 gene encoding protein S100-A1-like yields MAPSLQQSMNDLINLFRSYSGKGGDKYKLNKSELKLLLQEELSDFLAASKDPSVVDEFMLQLDQDRDGEVDFKEFAYTVVSFTVACHESL; encoded by the exons ATGGCACCCTCACTGCAGCAGAGTATGAATGACCTCATCAACTTGTTCAGGTCCTACTCTGGAAAGGGGGGAGACAAATACAAGCTGAACAAATCTGAGCTGAAGCTCCTGTTACAGGAGGAACTGAGCGATTTCCTGGCT gcCAGCAAGGATCCCTCTGTTGTGGATGAATTCATGCTTCAGCTGGATCAAGACAGGGATGGAGAAGTGGATTTCAAAGAGTTTGCCTACACGGTTGTTTCATTCACTGTCGCCTGCCATGAATCCTTGTGA